The Fragaria vesca subsp. vesca linkage group LG2, FraVesHawaii_1.0, whole genome shotgun sequence genome includes a window with the following:
- the LOC101310075 gene encoding uncharacterized protein LOC101310075, which produces MEFHNHFNQRAEAERWLNTAVKLLTSRDLQGTKSLAIRARESDPRLGSADQLIAVADTLLGGESRINNQPDYYAILQLARRTHSLELVATQYRRLALLLSPQANRFPFADQAFRLVSDAWTVLSNPSKKASYDQLFDAPPQQPVRNKDNEPEPSDSGNFWTACPYCFHLFEYSRVYEECMLRCQSCKRAFHAVVISSPPVMDSGDANFCCWAYFPMGLSPASAKDSSNWSPFSTMYAVPLPPTTPTTTKKKPALGPRVYQDDDDPFLNHISDSSEDSDDEWHNDKRRNKKAARPKGKASVSATPARASDRIRKATQNVMPSNGDSSNKTSAGARKRGAAALGKLDLNVEFSNNEVEEPAAQTMSANGEEDNIEGIGFFEGLDEFLSSLPILNVVGDDKVKANLAKP; this is translated from the coding sequence ATGGAGTTCCATAACCATTTCAACCAGAGAGCGGAGGCGGAGCGGTGGCTGAACACCGCCGTGAAGCTACTGACGTCACGTGACCTGCAGGGGACCAAGTCCTTGGCGATCCGCGCCCGAGAGTCGGACCCAAGGCTGGGCTCCGCCGACCAACTAATCGCCGTGGCCGACACGCTCCTGGGCGGCGAGTCCCGGATCAACAACCAGCCCGACTATTACGCGATTCTGCAGCTGGCGCGGCGCACTCACAGCCTGGAGCTGGTGGCGACTCAGTACCGTCGCCTCGCCCTTCTCCTCAGCCCTCAGGCTAATCGCTTTCCTTTCGCTGATCAGGCCTTCCGCCTCGTCTCGGATGCCTGGACCGTGCTCTCCAACCCCTCCAAGAAGGCCTCGTACGACCAGTTGTTCGACGCGCCACCGCAGCAGCCAGTGAGGAACAAGGACAATGAGCCGGAGCCATCCGATTCTGGTAATTTCTGGACGGCATGCCCCTACTGTTTTCATCTCTTTGAGTACTCTAGAGTGTATGAGGAGTGTATGCTTCGCTGTCAAAGCTGCAAGAGGGCCTTCCATGCGGTGGTGATATCGTCACCGCCTGTGATGGACAGCGGGGACGCTAATTTCTGCTGCTGGGCGTATTTCCCCATGGGCTTATCGCCCGCTAGTGCTAAAGATTCCTCTAACTGGTCGCCCTTTTCAACCATGTATGCTGTTCCTTTACCCCCTACTACTCCTACTACTACTAAGAAGAAGCCTGCTTTGGGGCCAAGGGTATACCAGGACGATGATGACCCCTTCCTCAACCACATTTCCGATTCCAGTGAGGATTCCGATGATGAGTGGCACAATGACAAGAGGAGGAACAAGAAAGCAGCAAGACCAAAAGGAAAAGCTTCTGTTTCTGCAACCCCTGCAAGAGCTTCCGATAGAATAAGGAAGGCCACTCAAAATGTCATGCCATCCAATGGGGATTCCAGTAACAAGACCAGTGCTGGTGCAAGAAAGCGAGGTGCTGCTGCGTTGGGGAAATTGGATTTGAATGTGGAGTTTAGTAATAATGAGGTAGAGGAACCTGCTGCTCAGACAATGAGTGCAAATGGGGAGGAGGATAATATTGAAGGGATTGGCTTCTTCGAAGGTCTTGATGAGTTCTTGAGCAGTCTGCCCATACTCAATGTCGTTGGCGATGACAAGGTGAAGGCTAATTTAGCAAAACCGTAA
- the LOC101309786 gene encoding carbonic anhydrase, chloroplastic-like, whose amino-acid sequence MALLAPTSSLSKDSYSVSSTIRGSKLQSQHTRFRSFRGSNYSYLTIKASRESLGLTQQLKSNKLERVVETEDGSDLFEDMKHRFLSFKRQKYLENLEHYQNLAKGQSPKFLVIGCADSRVCPSTILGFQPGEAFMVRNIANLVPPFESGPSETNAALEFSVNSLEVKNILVVGHSCCGGIRALMSMNDEVDKSNFVQSWVVNAKDARLWTKIAASNLSFDQQCKHCEKESVNRSLLNLLTYPWIEEKVKKGILSIHGGYYDFVDCTFEKWTLDYKEDNLKEKNGRVSVKNHLLWS is encoded by the exons ATGGCACTTCTGGCCCCGACCTCCTCCCTTTCAAAAGACTCGTACTCTGTATCATCCACA ATCCGTGGTTCTAAGCTCCAATCTCAGCACACCCGTTTCAGGTCATTCCGTGGTTCCAA TTATTCGTATTTGACCATAAAGGCTTCCAGAGAGTCCTTAGGCCTGACTCAACAACTGAAAAGCAACAAACTGGAGAGAGTAGTGGAAACTGAGGATGGGAGCGATTTGTTTGAAGATATGAAACATCGGTTTCTTAGCTTCAAAAGGCAGAAATATTT GGAAAACTTGGAACACTATCAAAATCTTGCCAAGGGTCAATCACCAAAG TTCTTGGTGATTGGTTGTGCAGACTCTAGGGTCTGTCCCTCAACAATTCTGGGATTCCAGCCAGGAGAAGCGTTTATGGTTCGCAACATTGCAAATTTGGTTCCACCCTTTGAG AGTGGACCCTCAGAAACAAATGCTGCACTGGAATTTTCTGTAAATTCTCTTGAA GTCAAAAACATATTGGTTGTTGGTCATAGCTGCTGTGGAGGCATTCGTGCTCTTATGAGTATGAATGATGAAGTAGACAAAAG TAACTTTGTCCAAAGTTGGGTTGTCAATGCAAAGGATGCAAGGTTGTGGACAAAGATTGCTGCCTCCAATCTCAGCTTTGACCAGCAATGCAAACACTGTGAGAAG GAATCAGTTAACCGTTCGTTGTTAAATCTACTCACTTACCCTTGGATAGAAGAAAAGGTGAAGAAAGGCATTCTATCTATACATGGTGGTTATTATGATTTTGTTGACTGTACATTTGAGAAATGGACTCTCGATTACAAGGAAGACAATTTGAAAGAGAAAAATGGCAGAGTCTCAGTTAAAAATCATTTACTTTGGAGCTAA